One window of Vibrio atlanticus genomic DNA carries:
- a CDS encoding RTX toxin, whose product MDPILYIEVGGVVWQVFPDGTWLQLPAAQLKVEGVQVVTIEPQNLEEALPLTEPQIAVVEQLLEKVVTELVNNIASAPDQPSSVGDQPSSSASFIAYVRSTLEETLADAGFDTRPTDYVEEVRASSDGNLDILLPSALLTVDILDGGDGYENQFEVPSVTINGTAVDVRDGRTVFITITDVNGNTVTTTAITNNEAYVVNGVDLSSLAEGDLKVDAVINDDFGNSITANDATIKDTLANIDVDFDGFGDEFYNQFEISNGVLVGTIANVEDGQTISISITDSQGATQEYTAAVSGGTWTLTLQDYSSFAEGELTVVASTVDIAGNPISATDTIVKDTLASITAAVDDGGDGVLNSFEIQSAKFFGTVQNVEEGQTVNIRISDSTTNVIVLTATVVNGAWAVEGVDLTSFADGDIKVTAETLDVAGNPAKATNSSGEVTIDTVSPIIDIDTLDGFSILAFRGGQLTTMQGTTNVAEGLPVYIEVNDGSETLVFEGVVDASGNWLVENIDVSSLNLSSEWTVDAKIFNTVGNEAVDDMPSIILPESVVFRENVIGIFGDETQTSDIRIDFANFSFSEEQNLAELLTSQGFSITVTVSDDKQSLTGIRSDGERVFDAAISGSNVNIKFHTVVDQDAGLDSIQTALIIEGLQTDADKTTELVVGHLPIVIQDSEPLIFDESYDVIEGAFTSGNVLNNDIDLDTQLTIKSVEVDGTTKIISGSSPVSFTTSEGTLTVFANGHWNFSANRNLDHTISQNITFNYVAGDASNDFGNGTAVINITDGAAGQIVGGSATTIETDVSDGIQTVVGQFTVLGSSDNPDPDSLVFNLDTLNQLDALNITTSEVLIPLSYTLSADGKVITAQVGGETIFMLTLAARANGNDVLAEVTLVLNKPLNHNFFRDSLTLPLNIDGTDLDGTQLGKGQFDWIVKDGTNPELVSVSNASLDESDLDSGTTISTGVFSLNLGSDYDGALFFNLADQPLLFSGGEQIVYTISPNGNLLTGYVGSVSAENVAFTLSFPPVDAQVDSNVTYTFTLSKGLDQSSTTDQIPFVVTARDDDNDETQLTLNVSITDGGNPTIGSGTVELSEIPIADSTPLGIGSTANVSLAVTAGNDPLVFLGLDVKTGQAVLDSDSVAVTRNGEALTWRDNGNGTFDAVLANGDAVFKIRLPEDFSLEAKGSTSVTIVIELYQSIDHGIGAKDTELTIPASIVTIDSDGSRDTQESNIKIYDGTNPKISVIGQISVDEDGLLGDSEQIGVEDSTPSLGIVEGSDDVASVTVNTAAFDALLYKSGGKVISLQPVDSNGWYYGQDSDDKNVFRIRFNTDGKTEFDLYAPLDHAYGDNGENNLALDFELTVNDADGDSSDPTIYVVNVKDAIPVARSGSIEIVEGDNLNGQFLTEEFAGADGAVIVSFDYRGTTYTFTDVITSIEIDLINDSVTGQPSSIYGKFTLSSDGTYQLTTNPNVMTDPGDPRLVDEIKYLVRDTDGDEVTSTATLILDDNEGFIRYEDSETTEDNDAIIVVSVATGDVDQNETVTAIEFSEASLNGGSLYLDGELLKVVDGKVTLSDDKLVVIDGQFTGPNGQLTYRPALNESNTTSTVTLAVNAVISTDTLPKQLTASVAVSVLPVADVPDWSDSVFSYRSVEDDSTAIKLNITAQLFDQDSPTPSETLSYKISGIPDGLNITLNGNAVKEGKEYTQSQIDKMEIRANENLAGRFEFQITAIATEAGNTFADPTDKTAETVHMVTVEISPDADTPHVSVKDYKGLEDEKIVLNEVIDGVLADTDGSESLSYIIEVQDGWSIEGEGTAKIGNNSYSVTATAIASGKAYIQPKEDISSFTEDLYIKVTAVATESTVDSLVPINGQASSDTKTINIFLKGVVDEPTAVDGGNGHWQYDSDSKIISNQSVLNEDGLIQLDFIVQTTDDDLSEEINILLTDIPAGTLLVDSTGHPVSLTIAYIDDVTGPVLQVSNAQLADLYLKPVGDFSGGLELTVIAISTEPDGDTGEFPMTLKVELAPVVDQNNGQVISTQGIEDSQIGLNLEPSVNQDIDGSESLTGYVIDSLPADLTLYFDGSVIEVPASGLDLESLLDSTTPTLSDLLNSGRLSVTATEDLSGTFTIPITYEVTDTSPTGATDVKDISGNISVTVDARVELDTRLEGSAELLQSTDGTPVDISSAVTFVDADIDGSEYLDYILIEIPDGYSLIVEHPNGAAQDSSGNWIISAAGLTSDSFQELAAYILNNATISSPSDTPVLDIVVRARVIDGEDARYINATFPLQITGHDGGGGSCDPVGPPKPIQPDGEIKTPEGEDIDLTGVLNTNVASDSDNEISFYIPADSLPDGVEISGSGVIAEYDASGEVVGYSVTADGLSKLTLTGLDEDFSGCINFTIKTIETSPCNGDTVTTDQTISIQVLPVVDDITVSTDSTTIQEDIATDLNLELVLGDSVEDGQLITGEGNGATGKESVNSLTVSISNGATLSETPTDTGLLVDNGNGTWTVTDPSRLSDVLVTPPLHYSGELTLTVKANITDKADCVAETNTQDKSTVVTITVEPVADAANLVTQDVIGDEDNYISLSSLSAELIDQDGSENMSLSLKGVPEGAVIAIKVGDNYELVPNNGVDGGTFDGNPTYEWQLDPSQLANLVILPPRDFSGDINLSLEAITQEIGTTDIRYTASEFTVGVNPIGDKVEFFDLPEQLTGSEDDGITIPLDANSFETNSDEFLSITVTVNATSDPSGLVGLDRIRIGSETSSFVRVGDIVQATILVKASSVNKLEFFAGDAFGNLDITITGQTVDKNTVLGNLVTDIGDPSSQDMTLIITPEPDAPLLSVEYSSIVAEASGTIPLGLDLSLVNPADSEVGFITIYDIPAGLTFSHGSMVDGQYVVDLADVPNLAITGGYNSGDQFDLTIEPAAEIGNNQAVGLPQTVSVEFVANGDSTITATDENDLLIGGAGSDKFVFESSGLGSTEAPSLDVIQDFDASPNTDAIDLSGILGSLGITTGLGATQYLDLEESGKGVKISIKPNGDDDVRQNILLTDVTYNDLTQGGSGIALEAQILQQMIDDKNLTL is encoded by the coding sequence ATGGATCCTATTTTATATATTGAAGTTGGTGGTGTGGTGTGGCAAGTATTCCCTGATGGTACTTGGCTTCAATTACCGGCAGCACAGCTAAAAGTTGAAGGTGTCCAAGTCGTCACGATTGAACCTCAGAATCTAGAAGAGGCTCTGCCCCTCACTGAACCACAAATAGCCGTTGTTGAACAACTGTTGGAAAAGGTGGTCACCGAACTGGTCAACAACATTGCAAGCGCACCTGATCAGCCAAGCTCAGTGGGCGACCAGCCCAGTTCCAGTGCTTCTTTTATTGCTTATGTCCGTTCTACTTTAGAAGAAACGCTTGCAGATGCTGGTTTTGATACGCGGCCTACAGATTATGTCGAGGAAGTTCGAGCATCAAGCGATGGTAATCTAGACATACTTTTACCTAGCGCACTATTAACAGTCGATATTTTAGATGGCGGGGACGGTTACGAAAACCAGTTTGAAGTGCCCTCGGTTACGATTAATGGTACTGCTGTCGACGTTCGAGATGGACGCACCGTTTTTATCACAATCACTGATGTCAATGGAAACACGGTTACCACAACGGCAATTACCAACAATGAAGCTTATGTTGTAAATGGTGTTGATCTTTCCTCATTAGCTGAAGGCGATCTTAAGGTCGACGCAGTCATTAACGATGATTTTGGTAATAGCATCACAGCGAATGATGCCACAATCAAAGATACGCTAGCCAATATAGATGTCGATTTCGATGGCTTTGGTGATGAGTTTTACAATCAATTTGAAATATCGAATGGAGTGCTAGTTGGTACGATTGCCAATGTAGAAGATGGGCAAACCATCAGTATTTCTATTACCGATAGCCAAGGTGCGACACAAGAATACACAGCAGCAGTATCCGGTGGAACTTGGACTCTGACTCTTCAAGATTACTCAAGTTTCGCAGAAGGCGAATTGACCGTTGTTGCGAGTACCGTAGACATAGCGGGAAACCCCATTTCAGCGACCGACACTATTGTCAAAGATACGTTAGCGAGCATCACCGCAGCGGTAGATGATGGTGGAGACGGTGTTCTTAATAGCTTCGAAATTCAATCGGCTAAATTCTTTGGTACGGTACAAAATGTAGAAGAAGGCCAAACGGTCAATATCCGAATCTCAGATAGCACGACTAACGTGATTGTACTAACAGCCACGGTTGTAAATGGTGCTTGGGCGGTGGAAGGCGTAGATCTAACAAGTTTTGCTGATGGTGATATCAAGGTTACCGCTGAAACGCTCGATGTTGCAGGAAACCCGGCTAAGGCGACCAACAGTTCGGGGGAGGTGACCATTGATACTGTCTCCCCAATTATCGATATTGATACACTTGATGGCTTTAGCATTTTGGCATTTCGTGGCGGTCAACTTACGACGATGCAAGGCACGACCAATGTTGCCGAGGGGCTTCCTGTTTATATTGAAGTCAATGATGGCTCTGAGACACTTGTGTTTGAGGGCGTTGTTGATGCGTCAGGCAATTGGCTTGTAGAAAATATTGATGTTTCTTCCCTTAATTTATCTTCTGAATGGACAGTAGATGCGAAAATTTTCAATACGGTAGGTAATGAAGCGGTTGATGACATGCCGAGTATTATCCTTCCTGAGTCTGTTGTGTTCCGGGAAAATGTGATTGGTATTTTTGGCGACGAAACACAAACTTCGGATATTCGTATTGATTTTGCAAACTTCTCGTTTAGTGAAGAGCAAAATTTAGCCGAGTTGCTAACATCTCAAGGTTTTTCGATAACCGTCACAGTCTCAGATGACAAACAAAGCCTGACCGGAATACGAAGTGATGGTGAGCGTGTATTCGATGCGGCTATTTCTGGCAGTAACGTAAATATCAAATTTCATACGGTAGTCGATCAAGATGCTGGGTTGGATTCAATTCAGACAGCGTTGATTATTGAAGGTCTTCAAACTGACGCAGACAAAACTACGGAGTTGGTTGTAGGTCACTTACCTATCGTGATTCAGGATTCAGAGCCGTTAATTTTCGATGAATCCTATGATGTGATAGAGGGAGCGTTCACATCTGGTAATGTACTGAATAACGACATCGACCTAGATACACAATTGACCATAAAAAGTGTCGAAGTGGATGGCACGACAAAGATAATTTCTGGCAGTTCTCCAGTTTCATTTACGACTAGCGAAGGTACTTTGACTGTGTTTGCTAATGGTCATTGGAACTTTAGCGCGAATCGAAATCTTGATCATACCATCAGCCAAAATATTACATTTAATTACGTGGCCGGGGACGCCAGTAATGATTTTGGTAACGGTACGGCGGTTATCAATATTACCGATGGTGCTGCTGGCCAAATTGTAGGTGGCAGCGCAACAACCATCGAAACGGATGTCTCTGATGGTATTCAAACTGTTGTCGGTCAATTCACCGTTTTAGGCAGTTCTGATAATCCAGATCCAGACTCGTTGGTGTTTAATCTTGATACTTTGAATCAACTCGATGCGCTGAACATAACCACGAGTGAGGTTTTGATACCGCTCTCTTACACTCTATCGGCCGATGGAAAAGTGATTACCGCGCAAGTTGGCGGGGAAACCATATTTATGCTGACGCTAGCGGCGCGTGCTAATGGCAATGATGTGTTAGCGGAAGTTACGTTAGTGTTGAATAAACCACTGAATCACAACTTCTTCCGCGATTCACTCACCTTACCACTGAATATTGACGGTACAGATTTGGATGGTACCCAATTAGGAAAAGGGCAGTTTGATTGGATCGTGAAAGATGGTACTAACCCTGAGTTGGTCAGTGTTAGTAACGCTTCTCTAGATGAGTCTGACCTCGATAGCGGTACAACGATTAGTACAGGTGTTTTTAGTCTCAACCTAGGGAGTGACTATGACGGAGCTCTATTTTTCAATCTGGCAGATCAGCCCTTGTTGTTCAGTGGGGGGGAACAGATTGTCTACACTATCTCGCCTAACGGAAACTTACTCACCGGTTACGTTGGTTCTGTAAGTGCAGAGAACGTTGCTTTTACGCTTAGCTTCCCTCCTGTAGATGCTCAAGTCGATTCTAATGTGACGTATACCTTCACTCTTAGTAAAGGGCTGGATCAAAGCTCCACAACGGATCAAATTCCTTTCGTCGTCACTGCAAGAGATGATGATAACGACGAAACGCAATTAACTTTGAACGTCTCGATTACTGATGGCGGGAACCCCACGATTGGTTCTGGGACAGTTGAATTGAGTGAAATTCCTATTGCTGATAGTACCCCGCTTGGAATTGGATCAACCGCAAATGTGAGTTTGGCTGTTACGGCAGGTAATGATCCTCTGGTTTTCTTAGGTTTAGATGTGAAGACGGGGCAAGCTGTACTAGACAGCGATAGTGTTGCTGTTACCCGCAATGGTGAAGCGTTGACTTGGCGTGATAACGGCAATGGTACATTCGACGCTGTTCTTGCTAACGGAGATGCGGTTTTCAAAATAAGGTTACCAGAAGATTTTAGTCTTGAAGCTAAAGGTTCAACAAGCGTAACCATTGTTATAGAGCTATATCAGTCTATTGATCATGGGATTGGGGCGAAGGACACAGAGCTTACAATACCGGCTTCAATCGTGACGATAGACTCCGATGGGTCACGAGATACACAAGAATCGAATATTAAAATTTACGATGGTACTAACCCTAAGATTTCTGTTATTGGACAAATTTCTGTCGATGAAGATGGTTTATTGGGGGATAGCGAACAAATTGGTGTTGAAGATTCGACTCCTTCTTTAGGTATTGTTGAGGGTTCTGACGATGTCGCTTCTGTAACGGTAAATACGGCTGCTTTTGATGCTCTTTTGTATAAAAGTGGTGGAAAAGTAATCTCCCTTCAACCTGTTGATTCTAACGGTTGGTATTACGGGCAAGATTCTGATGACAAGAATGTATTTCGGATCCGTTTTAATACTGACGGGAAGACAGAGTTTGACTTATATGCTCCGCTTGATCACGCATACGGAGACAATGGCGAAAATAATCTGGCTCTTGATTTTGAATTGACGGTTAACGATGCTGACGGAGACAGTTCTGACCCTACTATCTATGTAGTGAATGTGAAAGATGCCATTCCGGTTGCGCGTTCAGGATCAATTGAAATAGTTGAGGGTGATAACCTAAATGGACAGTTCCTGACAGAAGAGTTCGCAGGTGCCGATGGCGCTGTCATTGTGAGTTTTGACTATCGTGGTACTACCTACACTTTTACCGATGTAATCACGTCAATCGAGATTGATCTAATTAATGACTCCGTAACTGGGCAGCCTTCTTCTATATACGGCAAGTTTACTCTTTCATCTGATGGAACATATCAGTTAACGACTAACCCTAATGTAATGACTGATCCGGGTGATCCTAGGCTGGTGGATGAAATTAAGTACCTGGTCCGAGATACAGACGGTGATGAAGTCACTAGTACTGCGACACTTATCCTAGATGATAACGAAGGCTTTATTCGTTATGAAGATTCTGAAACGACGGAAGATAACGACGCAATTATCGTGGTGAGCGTAGCCACTGGAGACGTGGACCAAAATGAAACCGTTACTGCGATTGAGTTTTCTGAAGCTTCGCTTAACGGCGGAAGCCTCTATCTAGATGGCGAGTTGCTTAAGGTGGTCGATGGTAAAGTGACATTGTCGGACGATAAGCTTGTCGTAATAGATGGCCAATTTACTGGGCCAAATGGCCAACTTACTTATCGTCCAGCGCTAAACGAATCGAATACCACTTCAACAGTCACCTTAGCCGTTAATGCAGTTATTAGTACAGATACGCTTCCAAAGCAGTTGACCGCAAGCGTTGCCGTTTCAGTGTTACCCGTGGCTGATGTACCAGATTGGTCAGATTCGGTGTTTAGCTATCGCTCAGTCGAAGACGATAGCACTGCTATTAAATTAAACATCACTGCACAGTTGTTTGATCAAGATTCGCCGACACCCTCTGAAACCCTGAGTTATAAAATTAGCGGCATCCCTGATGGGTTAAATATCACTTTGAATGGCAATGCCGTTAAAGAGGGCAAAGAATACACACAAAGCCAAATTGATAAGATGGAAATCCGAGCGAATGAGAACCTCGCTGGTCGTTTTGAGTTCCAGATTACAGCGATTGCAACTGAAGCTGGAAACACATTTGCTGATCCGACAGATAAAACAGCCGAAACCGTTCATATGGTTACGGTTGAAATTTCACCTGATGCTGATACTCCCCATGTTTCCGTTAAAGACTACAAGGGATTAGAAGATGAAAAAATCGTATTGAATGAGGTGATTGATGGTGTGCTTGCTGATACTGATGGCTCTGAATCGTTAAGTTACATTATCGAGGTTCAAGATGGTTGGTCTATCGAAGGTGAGGGTACCGCTAAAATAGGAAATAACTCTTACTCCGTCACTGCCACGGCTATTGCTAGTGGTAAAGCTTATATTCAACCTAAAGAAGACATCAGTTCTTTTACTGAAGATTTATATATAAAAGTCACAGCGGTAGCTACTGAGTCGACGGTGGATTCACTCGTTCCTATTAATGGACAAGCTTCGAGCGACACCAAAACCATCAATATTTTCCTTAAAGGTGTCGTCGATGAGCCCACAGCTGTCGATGGTGGCAACGGTCATTGGCAATACGACAGCGACAGTAAAATTATTAGCAACCAATCGGTTTTAAATGAGGATGGGTTAATACAACTCGATTTTATTGTTCAAACCACGGATGATGATTTGTCTGAAGAAATCAACATTCTGTTGACTGACATCCCTGCAGGTACATTGCTCGTTGATTCAACAGGCCACCCCGTATCATTGACGATCGCTTATATCGATGACGTTACAGGCCCTGTTCTGCAAGTTTCTAATGCTCAGCTTGCAGACTTGTATTTAAAGCCTGTTGGTGACTTTAGCGGGGGACTTGAGTTAACGGTCATTGCAATTTCGACTGAACCAGATGGCGATACTGGTGAGTTCCCAATGACATTAAAAGTTGAGTTAGCTCCTGTTGTTGATCAGAATAATGGTCAGGTCATCAGTACTCAAGGTATTGAAGACAGCCAAATTGGTTTGAATCTTGAGCCCTCGGTGAATCAAGATATTGACGGCAGTGAGTCTTTAACTGGGTATGTGATTGACAGTCTTCCGGCTGATCTGACTCTTTACTTTGATGGCAGTGTTATTGAAGTACCTGCTTCAGGGTTAGATTTAGAGAGCCTATTGGATAGCACAACGCCAACGCTTTCTGACCTTCTGAATAGCGGCAGGCTTTCTGTTACTGCGACAGAAGATTTAAGCGGGACATTTACGATTCCGATCACTTATGAAGTGACTGATACATCGCCCACAGGTGCGACTGATGTAAAAGATATTTCTGGGAATATTAGCGTCACAGTTGATGCCCGTGTAGAGCTAGACACTCGATTGGAAGGTTCGGCAGAGCTGCTGCAGAGTACGGATGGCACCCCCGTTGATATATCTAGTGCAGTGACATTCGTCGATGCGGATATCGATGGTTCAGAATACTTAGATTACATTTTGATTGAAATCCCTGACGGCTATTCGTTGATTGTTGAGCACCCCAATGGTGCCGCGCAAGACAGCTCTGGGAATTGGATTATATCTGCTGCCGGACTAACCAGTGACTCTTTCCAAGAGCTTGCCGCTTATATTTTGAATAATGCGACCATTTCCAGTCCAAGTGATACACCGGTACTGGATATTGTTGTCCGTGCTCGCGTGATTGATGGGGAAGATGCGAGATACATTAATGCGACTTTCCCGCTGCAAATTACGGGGCATGATGGTGGTGGAGGCAGTTGCGATCCGGTAGGCCCCCCAAAACCGATTCAACCAGATGGTGAGATCAAGACCCCAGAAGGGGAAGATATTGACCTGACTGGAGTCCTAAATACCAATGTCGCGAGTGATTCCGATAACGAGATATCCTTCTACATTCCTGCTGACTCGTTGCCTGATGGCGTTGAGATTTCTGGATCCGGCGTGATTGCTGAATACGATGCATCTGGTGAAGTTGTTGGTTACTCCGTTACCGCGGACGGCTTATCCAAGCTAACGTTAACAGGGTTAGATGAAGATTTTTCTGGTTGTATCAACTTTACAATTAAGACTATTGAAACCTCTCCATGTAATGGTGACACAGTAACCACAGACCAAACCATCAGTATTCAAGTTTTACCCGTTGTGGACGACATTACGGTGTCGACAGACTCCACGACCATTCAAGAAGACATCGCGACAGACCTTAATCTTGAGCTCGTTCTTGGTGACAGCGTTGAAGATGGGCAATTAATCACAGGTGAGGGAAATGGCGCTACTGGCAAAGAGTCCGTTAATTCTCTAACGGTAAGCATTTCTAATGGAGCAACCTTATCTGAAACTCCAACTGACACCGGATTACTTGTTGACAATGGCAATGGTACTTGGACGGTAACCGACCCTAGCCGTTTGAGTGATGTGTTGGTGACGCCGCCTCTGCATTACAGCGGCGAGCTTACTTTAACGGTAAAAGCTAACATCACCGATAAAGCGGATTGTGTTGCAGAAACGAATACTCAAGATAAATCGACCGTGGTGACTATCACCGTTGAACCAGTAGCAGATGCTGCGAATTTGGTGACTCAGGATGTTATTGGCGACGAAGATAACTACATTTCATTGTCTTCACTCAGTGCAGAGCTGATTGACCAAGATGGTTCTGAAAACATGTCGCTGTCTCTGAAAGGTGTTCCTGAAGGGGCTGTTATAGCAATCAAGGTGGGAGATAATTACGAATTAGTTCCCAACAACGGCGTTGATGGCGGAACCTTCGATGGTAACCCTACTTACGAGTGGCAGCTTGATCCTAGTCAGCTTGCCAACCTCGTTATTCTACCTCCACGAGATTTCAGTGGTGATATTAATCTGTCTCTAGAAGCTATTACTCAAGAAATTGGCACGACTGATATTCGTTATACTGCATCTGAATTTACCGTGGGTGTGAATCCTATTGGTGATAAAGTTGAGTTCTTCGATTTACCAGAACAGCTCACTGGAAGTGAAGATGATGGCATTACTATCCCACTTGATGCCAATAGTTTTGAAACCAACAGCGATGAATTCTTATCAATTACCGTAACGGTTAATGCAACTTCGGATCCGTCAGGATTAGTCGGATTAGATCGAATTCGTATTGGCTCAGAAACCAGTTCTTTTGTTCGTGTCGGTGATATCGTGCAGGCGACTATTCTTGTTAAGGCAAGCTCTGTCAATAAGTTGGAGTTCTTTGCGGGCGATGCATTTGGCAATCTTGATATCACGATTACAGGTCAAACTGTCGACAAGAATACGGTGTTGGGCAATCTAGTTACAGATATTGGTGACCCAAGCTCGCAAGACATGACGCTTATCATTACACCAGAACCTGATGCGCCTTTATTAAGCGTTGAATACTCTTCAATTGTGGCTGAAGCAAGTGGCACGATTCCTCTTGGTTTAGACCTTTCTCTTGTAAATCCTGCTGATTCAGAAGTGGGCTTCATTACCATCTATGATATCCCTGCCGGTTTGACGTTTTCGCACGGAAGTATGGTTGATGGTCAATACGTGGTGGATTTAGCGGATGTGCCTAATCTAGCGATAACAGGGGGCTACAACAGTGGAGATCAATTTGATCTAACGATTGAGCCGGCAGCAGAGATAGGTAACAACCAAGCGGTAGGGTTACCTCAAACGGTATCGGTTGAATTTGTCGCTAATGGTGATTCTACAATCACAGCGACAGATGAAAACGACCTACTGATTGGTGGCGCAGGCTCAGATAAATTTGTATTTGAATCTTCAGGCTTAGGCAGTACAGAGGCGCCAAGTTTAGATGTGATTCAAGACTTCGATGCGTCGCCAAATACCGACGCCATTGACCTCTCTGGGATTCTTGGAAGTTTGGGAATTACGACGGGCTTGGGGGCCACACAGTACCTAGATTTAGAAGAATCTGGTAAGGGCGTGAAGATTTCCATTAAGCCTAACGGAGACGATGATGTTAGGCAAAATATCTTGTTAACTGATGTCACTTATAATGACCTGACTCAAGGTGGTAGTGGCATTGCACTAGAAGCTCAAATTTTACAACAAATGATAGATGACAAAAACTTAACGCTGTAA
- a CDS encoding M3 family metallopeptidase: MTATNYLNQLNQKYLATHKAKEDFFWDTYMGISDDHDGSTLAQTQWTEFLSSAEQIAAIETQLATIEEIQDPQEKESTLTGLNGWLATFRSHAIESEQSQKLKAELIKFEAELFEKKQNHVMTYMNEAGDDTEGSLPVLGSTIRTNSNEKVRLSAHQTLLGLEQWLLANGFIELIKKRNQFAQSLGFKTFFDYSVVKTEQMTTEQLFAILDDFEVRTRDSHQQSLESLTQKKGQSTLEAHNFTYSFAGDVMNDLDPYVPFSKSLRRWVESFGRLNIEYSQATLKLDLLDRKGKYPNGFCHGPVPSFYDQDTWVAAQVNFTSNAKPDQIGSGYDGINTLFHEGGHAAHFANVKMNAPCFSQEFAPTSMAYAETQSMFCDSLLNDADWLKQYALDSEGQAVPDELIKAIIDNKQPFRAYQERSILVVPYFERALYELADEDLTPEKITDLARSSEKTILGLACSPRPLMAIPHLLSDEASCAYQGYLLAHMAVYQARAYFTDKFGYLTDNPEIGPLLAKHYWHQGNSVNHNGTIESLTGEGFNAKYLADECNLSPEEAWAIEDQKIKQLSTRERAPVADLNAKISIVDGTTELANNDKSNHQMCDEFEHFIVGQYGR, from the coding sequence ATGACTGCAACGAACTATCTCAACCAATTGAACCAAAAGTATCTTGCGACTCATAAAGCGAAAGAAGACTTCTTTTGGGATACTTATATGGGGATCAGTGACGACCATGATGGCTCGACACTCGCGCAGACCCAGTGGACTGAATTTCTTAGCTCTGCCGAGCAAATTGCTGCTATCGAAACGCAACTCGCTACTATCGAAGAAATTCAAGACCCTCAAGAAAAAGAGAGCACGCTAACAGGCTTGAATGGTTGGTTAGCGACCTTTAGATCTCACGCTATTGAGTCTGAGCAATCACAGAAGCTTAAAGCCGAACTCATAAAGTTTGAGGCTGAACTGTTCGAGAAAAAACAGAATCATGTAATGACATACATGAATGAAGCGGGCGACGACACAGAAGGGTCGTTACCGGTTCTAGGTTCAACAATAAGAACCAATAGTAATGAAAAAGTTAGGCTTTCAGCTCACCAAACACTATTAGGTTTAGAGCAGTGGCTGCTGGCTAACGGCTTCATTGAACTCATCAAAAAACGCAACCAATTTGCTCAATCGCTGGGTTTCAAAACCTTTTTTGATTATTCCGTCGTTAAAACCGAGCAGATGACAACTGAGCAACTGTTTGCAATTCTGGATGATTTTGAAGTTCGCACGCGAGATAGCCATCAACAAAGCCTAGAGAGCTTAACTCAGAAAAAAGGTCAGAGTACTCTAGAAGCCCATAATTTCACCTACTCTTTCGCAGGTGACGTTATGAATGACTTAGACCCTTACGTTCCCTTCTCAAAATCACTGAGACGCTGGGTTGAGTCTTTTGGTCGTCTTAATATCGAATACTCACAAGCAACATTGAAATTAGATTTGCTTGATCGCAAAGGAAAGTATCCAAACGGTTTCTGTCATGGGCCAGTTCCTTCTTTCTACGATCAAGATACTTGGGTAGCTGCACAGGTTAACTTCACTAGCAATGCCAAGCCCGACCAAATCGGCAGCGGTTATGATGGTATCAATACGCTGTTTCACGAGGGCGGCCACGCTGCACATTTCGCTAATGTTAAAATGAACGCGCCTTGTTTCTCTCAAGAATTTGCACCAACATCGATGGCTTATGCCGAAACTCAATCCATGTTCTGTGACAGCTTATTGAATGACGCCGATTGGCTAAAACAATATGCCCTGGATTCAGAAGGCCAAGCAGTACCTGATGAGCTAATCAAAGCCATCATCGATAACAAACAACCGTTCAGAGCCTACCAAGAACGAAGCATTCTTGTTGTTCCCTATTTCGAACGAGCACTTTACGAATTGGCGGATGAAGATCTGACACCTGAAAAGATCACTGATCTTGCTCGTAGCAGCGAGAAAACGATTCTGGGATTGGCTTGTAGCCCTCGCCCATTGATGGCGATTCCACATCTACTGTCGGATGAAGCCTCTTGCGCATATCAGGGTTACTTATTAGCTCATATGGCCGTGTATCAAGCTCGTGCATATTTCACCGATAAGTTTGGCTACTTAACGGATAACCCAGAGATCGGCCCTTTGTTAGCTAAGCACTATTGGCACCAAGGAAATAGCGTGAATCATAATGGGACAATCGAAAGCCTGACTGGGGAAGGTTTTAATGCCAAGTACCTCGCTGACGAGTGCAACTTATCGCCAGAAGAAGCTTGGGCTATTGAAGATCAAAAAATCAAACAGCTGTCGACAAGAGAACGAGCACCCGTCGCTGATTTGAATGCGAAGATATCAATCGTTGATGGGACAACCGAGTTGGCGAATAATGATAAGTCAAACCATCAGATGTGTGATGAGTTTGAACACTTTATCGTTGGGCAATACGGCCGATAG